A window of the Gorilla gorilla gorilla isolate KB3781 chromosome 8, NHGRI_mGorGor1-v2.1_pri, whole genome shotgun sequence genome harbors these coding sequences:
- the LOC109025285 gene encoding small ribosomal subunit protein uS14 — protein sequence MGHQQLYWSHPRKFGQGSRSCRVCSNRHGLIRKYGLNMCRQCFRQYAKDIGFIKLD from the coding sequence ATGGGTCACCAGCAGCTGTACTGGAGCCACCCGCGAAAATTCGGCCAGGGTTCTCGCTCTTGTCGCGTCTGTTCAAACCGGCACGGTCTGATCCGGAAATATGGCCTCAATATGTGCCGCCAGTGTTTCCGTCAGTACGCGAAGGATATCGGTTTCATTAAGTTGGACTAA